The following coding sequences lie in one Synechococcus sp. CC9902 genomic window:
- the pstC gene encoding phosphate ABC transporter permease subunit PstC, with translation MSSPMDNRYRLRKRPQSEKLVDSGFKTLALSLASVVALILVAILIVVFQGGLPSMLRYGWEFLITSNWNPVDDEYGAGAAIYGTLVTSILSLFIAVPLGIGTAIFITENIIPEKLRNFIGLMVELLAAIPSVVLGLWAIFVMEPFIRPGLELLYNYFGWFPLFSSSPMGPGTLPAVLILVVMILPIITAITRDSLQQVPQQLTQAAYGIGTTRWGAIINVTLPAAISGIVGGVMLALGRAMGETMAVTMIIGNSNNFSFSLLAPGNTISAMLANQFGEADGSQVSSLMYAAFVLIIMTLAVNIFAQLLVKRLSLKY, from the coding sequence ATGTCCAGCCCCATGGACAATCGGTACCGACTCCGCAAGCGACCGCAGTCCGAAAAGCTGGTGGACTCAGGTTTTAAGACCCTGGCGCTCAGTCTGGCGTCGGTCGTGGCCCTGATCTTGGTCGCGATTCTGATCGTGGTTTTTCAGGGGGGGCTGCCGTCCATGCTTCGGTACGGATGGGAATTCTTGATTACATCCAATTGGAACCCCGTCGATGATGAATACGGAGCTGGAGCCGCGATTTACGGCACCTTGGTGACCTCCATTTTGTCACTTTTCATCGCTGTTCCATTGGGTATTGGAACGGCAATATTCATCACAGAAAACATTATTCCAGAAAAACTAAGAAACTTTATCGGCTTGATGGTGGAGTTATTGGCAGCAATTCCATCGGTTGTTCTCGGCTTATGGGCCATCTTTGTGATGGAGCCTTTCATTCGGCCAGGGCTGGAACTTCTTTACAACTATTTCGGATGGTTTCCTCTCTTTAGCTCTTCACCGATGGGACCGGGCACATTACCAGCAGTTTTAATCTTGGTGGTGATGATCCTACCGATCATTACAGCAATTACACGTGATTCACTCCAGCAAGTTCCTCAACAATTAACTCAGGCTGCATATGGAATTGGCACGACACGTTGGGGCGCCATCATCAACGTGACCTTACCTGCAGCAATCTCTGGAATTGTTGGTGGGGTGATGCTTGCCCTTGGAAGGGCAATGGGAGAGACCATGGCAGTAACGATGATTATTGGAAACTCAAACAACTTCAGCTTTTCCTTGTTGGCACCTGGCAATACGATTTCCGCAATGCTGGCGAACCAATTTGGCGAAGCTGATGGATCGCAGGTTTCCTCACTAATGTATGCCGCTTTCGTGCTCATTATTATGACGCTTGCAGTCAATATCTTCGCGCAGCTTCTTGTTAAAAGGCTTAGCCTTAAGTATTAA
- a CDS encoding DUF3110 domain-containing protein: MRVHVLLFDAGTDSEGIHSLEIAGRTVVLLFENPEDAERYAGLLEAQDFPVPTVEGLDREDVELFCRDAGYEARLIEAGFVPGTDEERLFMAPPESNRDVSQWKEDQLAAEETPPNSDASLDAESNPELDALRQRLEGLL; encoded by the coding sequence ATGCGCGTTCACGTGCTTTTGTTTGACGCTGGCACGGACAGCGAAGGGATTCATTCGCTTGAGATCGCTGGACGCACCGTGGTGTTGTTGTTTGAAAACCCAGAGGATGCCGAGCGATATGCAGGCTTGCTTGAGGCCCAGGATTTTCCTGTCCCAACCGTTGAGGGCTTGGATCGTGAGGACGTTGAATTGTTCTGTCGCGATGCTGGGTACGAGGCACGCCTGATCGAAGCGGGTTTTGTGCCTGGCACCGATGAAGAGCGTTTGTTCATGGCTCCCCCTGAATCCAACCGTGATGTCAGCCAATGGAAGGAAGATCAACTTGCGGCGGAAGAGACACCCCCCAATTCCGATGCATCTCTCGACGCGGAATCAAACCCTGAACTCGATGCGTTGAGACAACGTCTCGAAGGACTTCTTTAA
- the mtnP gene encoding S-methyl-5'-thioadenosine phosphorylase, protein MEHQNPDLSNARVGVIGGSGLYAIAGLEDEQELAVETPFGLPSDRLRVGRLEGVDTVFLARHGRHHQFLPREVPYRANLWAMRSLGVRWLISVSAVGSLQASIRPRDMVVPDQFIDRTQQRPPTFFGEGCVAHVSLAYPFCSRLSKLVSEAAEASLPIGQALHRGGTYLCMEGPAFSTRAESELYRSWGCSVIGMTNHTEARLAREAELAYASLSMVTDFDCWHQDHDAVTVEMVMGNLRANAMATEPILRTLMQRISAERPASPAHTALANALVTSKEVVPQETRRKLDLFTAPYWGAWSQS, encoded by the coding sequence ATGGAACACCAAAATCCAGATCTGTCCAACGCACGTGTGGGAGTCATTGGCGGTAGTGGTCTGTATGCGATCGCCGGTCTCGAAGATGAACAAGAGCTTGCCGTTGAGACGCCTTTTGGCCTTCCATCCGATCGACTCCGCGTTGGACGACTAGAGGGCGTTGACACCGTTTTTCTGGCGCGCCATGGACGCCATCATCAATTTTTGCCCCGCGAAGTGCCCTACAGGGCAAATCTTTGGGCGATGCGTTCACTAGGTGTGCGTTGGTTGATATCCGTCTCTGCTGTTGGGTCCCTACAAGCCTCAATACGACCAAGGGACATGGTGGTTCCCGATCAATTCATCGACCGCACTCAGCAACGTCCACCGACGTTTTTCGGGGAAGGATGTGTGGCCCATGTGAGCCTGGCCTATCCCTTTTGTTCCCGTCTCAGCAAGCTCGTGTCGGAAGCCGCCGAGGCGTCCTTGCCCATAGGGCAGGCCTTACATCGAGGTGGCACATATCTATGCATGGAGGGCCCAGCCTTTTCCACCCGTGCGGAGAGCGAGCTCTACCGGAGTTGGGGGTGTTCCGTGATTGGCATGACTAATCACACCGAAGCGCGGTTAGCTCGAGAAGCCGAATTGGCCTATGCCTCCCTGAGCATGGTGACCGATTTTGATTGCTGGCATCAGGACCATGACGCCGTCACCGTGGAGATGGTGATGGGGAATCTGAGGGCCAATGCCATGGCCACCGAACCGATCCTTCGAACGCTGATGCAACGGATCAGCGCTGAGCGACCAGCATCACCCGCCCATACGGCTCTAGCGAATGCACTGGTGACTTCAAAAGAGGTTGTGCCCCAAGAGACCCGTCGAAAGCTTGATCTTTTTACAGCGCCCTACTGGGGAGCATGGTCTCAAAGTTGA
- the pstB gene encoding phosphate ABC transporter ATP-binding protein PstB, with amino-acid sequence MTKESADKQQSTAENIAVSMQNVTISYGKSAAVKDVFCEISTGKVTAFIGPSGCGKSTLLRSINRMNDLIEGCTLKGRVLFDGVDLYDAAVDPVEVRRRIGMVFQQPNPFPKSIYENVAFGARINGYTGNMDELVERSLRQAAVWDECKDKLKDSGCSLSGGQQQRLCIARTIATQPEVILMDEPCSALDPISTLKIEETMHELKKSFTIVIVTHNMQQAVRVSDETAFFNAETVENRSGKVGYLVEFNDTQSIFNSPQQQATQDYVSGRFG; translated from the coding sequence ATGACTAAGGAATCCGCAGACAAACAACAGAGCACCGCTGAAAATATTGCAGTTTCAATGCAGAACGTGACCATTAGCTATGGCAAATCTGCTGCAGTTAAAGATGTTTTTTGTGAAATATCAACCGGCAAAGTAACGGCTTTTATTGGGCCTTCAGGATGTGGAAAATCAACACTTTTACGATCGATTAATCGCATGAATGATTTAATCGAAGGTTGCACGTTGAAAGGACGCGTACTTTTTGACGGTGTTGATTTATACGACGCTGCTGTCGACCCAGTCGAAGTTAGGCGACGCATTGGAATGGTGTTTCAACAACCCAACCCATTCCCAAAAAGCATCTATGAAAATGTTGCGTTCGGCGCCCGTATCAACGGATATACAGGAAATATGGATGAATTGGTGGAGCGTTCTCTCCGTCAGGCCGCTGTTTGGGATGAATGCAAAGACAAGCTAAAAGACAGCGGTTGCTCCTTATCTGGTGGACAACAACAACGGTTATGTATTGCCCGTACGATTGCCACCCAACCGGAGGTAATATTGATGGATGAACCCTGCTCTGCCTTAGACCCAATTTCTACATTGAAGATCGAAGAAACAATGCATGAGCTCAAGAAGAGCTTCACCATTGTAATTGTGACTCACAATATGCAACAGGCCGTTCGGGTGAGTGATGAAACGGCCTTTTTTAATGCAGAAACAGTCGAGAATCGATCCGGGAAAGTTGGTTATTTAGTGGAATTCAATGATACTCAATCTATTTTTAATTCTCCCCAACAGCAAGCCACACAAGACTATGTGTCTGGACGATTTGGCTAG
- the ribBA gene encoding bifunctional 3,4-dihydroxy-2-butanone-4-phosphate synthase/GTP cyclohydrolase II: MQFDSIADALVAIRNGACVVVVDDEQRENEGDLICAAQFATPEAINFMATEARGLICLAMEGDRLDELDLPLMVDRNTDANQTAFTVSIDAGIEHGVTTGISADDRARTIQVALNPSTRPADLRRPGHIFPLRARSGGVLKRAGHTESAVDLSLLAGLSPAGVICEIQNTDGSMARLPELRAYADQWGLKLISIADLIRYRLENERFVKRLAHAELPSQFGAFQAIGYKNDLDGSEHVALVKGDPASLKEPVLVRMHSECLTGDAFGSLRCDCRPQLEAALRQIEAEGEGVVVYLRQEGRGIGLINKLRAYSLQDGGLDTVEANERLGFPADLRNYGVGAQILSDLGIHRLRLLTNNPRKIAGLGGYGLQVEERVPLVMDAGDHNADYLAAKRDKLGHLLEADTPCTVLAMAVHGQPDTWPQVRRQVESVAHEHGFQMDALHEPRLLALWDRPQFVWKIKPGDQDPYQLIQALAKVSSTKALGLMRVPSERMALHPPQTLERLDRDLSELESDQRAGLIQTSPVLLFWRQGQQ, from the coding sequence ATTCAATTCGACAGCATTGCGGACGCACTCGTGGCCATTCGCAATGGAGCCTGCGTGGTCGTCGTGGACGACGAGCAACGTGAAAATGAAGGAGATCTAATTTGTGCTGCCCAGTTCGCCACCCCAGAAGCGATCAACTTCATGGCAACGGAAGCCAGAGGATTGATCTGTCTCGCTATGGAGGGAGACCGGCTCGATGAACTGGACCTTCCACTCATGGTGGATCGCAATACGGATGCCAATCAAACAGCCTTCACCGTCAGCATCGACGCTGGTATTGAACATGGCGTCACCACTGGAATTTCAGCGGACGATCGGGCTCGCACCATTCAAGTTGCTCTCAACCCGTCAACACGCCCTGCAGATCTCCGCCGTCCAGGCCATATCTTCCCCCTCCGTGCACGCTCCGGGGGCGTCCTAAAGCGTGCAGGTCATACGGAGTCGGCTGTTGATTTATCCCTGTTGGCTGGCCTGAGCCCAGCTGGTGTCATTTGTGAAATTCAGAACACCGACGGCTCCATGGCACGGCTGCCAGAGCTCAGGGCCTATGCCGACCAATGGGGCTTAAAACTCATCAGCATTGCCGATCTGATTCGCTACAGACTTGAAAACGAGCGTTTCGTCAAGCGGCTAGCGCACGCCGAACTCCCCAGTCAGTTCGGCGCATTTCAAGCGATCGGCTACAAAAATGATCTCGATGGTTCGGAACACGTTGCCCTGGTGAAAGGAGATCCAGCGTCTTTGAAAGAACCGGTTCTGGTGCGAATGCACTCGGAATGCCTCACCGGTGATGCTTTCGGATCACTGCGCTGCGACTGTCGTCCCCAACTCGAGGCGGCGCTTCGCCAGATCGAAGCCGAGGGAGAAGGCGTCGTGGTTTATCTGCGACAGGAGGGACGCGGCATCGGCTTGATCAACAAACTGAGGGCCTACAGCCTTCAGGACGGTGGACTGGACACCGTTGAAGCGAATGAGCGATTGGGTTTTCCCGCCGACCTGCGCAATTACGGGGTTGGAGCACAAATTTTGTCCGACCTTGGAATCCACAGGTTGCGCCTACTCACCAACAATCCACGCAAAATTGCTGGATTGGGTGGATACGGACTGCAGGTGGAAGAACGCGTCCCCCTTGTGATGGATGCAGGAGACCACAATGCCGATTATCTCGCTGCCAAGCGAGACAAACTTGGCCACTTACTTGAGGCAGATACGCCTTGCACCGTGTTGGCCATGGCGGTTCACGGGCAACCTGACACCTGGCCACAGGTGCGTCGACAGGTCGAGTCAGTGGCGCACGAACATGGATTTCAAATGGATGCGCTCCATGAACCAAGGCTGCTCGCCCTTTGGGACAGACCGCAATTCGTTTGGAAAATCAAGCCTGGTGATCAGGATCCATACCAGTTAATCCAAGCGTTGGCGAAGGTATCGAGCACGAAGGCCTTGGGCCTCATGCGCGTTCCCAGCGAGCGGATGGCACTTCACCCACCCCAAACATTGGAACGCCTCGATCGAGACCTCTCAGAATTGGAGTCGGATCAGAGGGCTGGCCTGATCCAGACCAGCCCGGTGTTGTTGTTTTGGCGTCAAGGACAACAATGA
- the dnaK gene encoding molecular chaperone DnaK — translation MGRIVGIDLGTTNSVVAVLEAGRPHVIANAEGGRTTPSVVGYSKDQELLVGQLARRQLVLSPRNTFSNLKRFVGRDWDELDDSSLSVPYTVRANDRGQVRVPCPVTEREYAPEELVASIIRKLVDDASTYLGETVEAAVVTVPAYFNDAQRQATRDAGRLAGISVERILNEPTAAALAYGFDRSAVRRVLVFDLGGGTFDVSLLRIANGVFDVKSTNGDTQLGGNDFDQRIVDWLADAFLKEHSIDLRRDRQALQRLTEAAEKAKQELSGVLTTPISLPFIATGTEGPLHIETNLDRPTFEGLCPDLLDRLLNPVQAALRDSGWAPDDIDDVVLVGGGTRMPMVQQLVRTLVPIDPCQSVNPDEVVAIGAAVQAGILTGELRDLLLNDVTPLSLGLETVGGLMKVLIPRNTPIPVRQSDVFSTSEANQSSVEIHIWQGERQMASDNKSLGRFRLSGIPPAPRGVPQVQVAFDIDANGLLQVSATDRTTGRKQSVSIQGGSNLNEEEVTALLAEAEARADEDRRKRNQIERRNRAQTLLSQAERRLRDAALELGPYGAERQQRSVEMAIRDVQDCLAADDLQEIDLSVSGLEEAMFGLNRRLSAERQSDGSPLQGIRSTLGSLKDELFSDDWDDDPWGAPSRPPDRSRGLNRRDASAWDDDIYR, via the coding sequence ATGGGTCGGATCGTCGGAATCGATCTAGGGACCACCAATTCGGTAGTCGCCGTTTTGGAGGCCGGGCGCCCCCATGTCATTGCCAATGCTGAAGGTGGGCGGACTACGCCATCCGTTGTCGGTTACAGCAAGGATCAAGAACTTTTAGTCGGTCAACTTGCCAGACGACAACTGGTGTTGAGCCCACGCAATACATTTTCCAATCTCAAGCGTTTTGTCGGCCGCGATTGGGACGAGTTGGACGACAGCAGTCTTTCTGTTCCCTACACCGTTCGGGCAAATGACCGTGGTCAGGTGCGCGTGCCCTGCCCTGTGACCGAGAGGGAATATGCACCGGAGGAGTTGGTCGCAAGCATCATTCGAAAGTTGGTCGACGATGCGTCGACTTACTTAGGTGAAACCGTTGAAGCCGCAGTGGTGACGGTTCCGGCCTATTTCAACGATGCGCAACGGCAGGCAACCCGTGATGCTGGTCGATTGGCTGGTATCTCCGTTGAGCGAATTCTGAATGAACCCACAGCCGCAGCCTTGGCTTACGGCTTTGATCGCAGTGCCGTCCGCCGGGTGCTCGTTTTCGATCTTGGTGGTGGCACCTTCGATGTGTCGTTGCTTCGGATTGCCAATGGTGTTTTTGATGTCAAATCAACAAATGGAGATACCCAGCTCGGTGGCAACGATTTCGACCAGCGCATCGTTGATTGGCTGGCAGATGCCTTTTTAAAAGAACACTCCATTGATCTGCGTCGCGACCGGCAGGCTTTGCAACGGCTCACCGAGGCTGCAGAAAAGGCAAAGCAAGAGCTTTCTGGCGTTTTAACGACTCCCATCTCTTTGCCGTTTATCGCGACGGGGACTGAGGGGCCACTTCATATCGAAACCAACCTGGACCGTCCAACATTTGAAGGCCTTTGTCCGGACCTCCTCGACCGGTTGCTGAATCCGGTTCAGGCTGCTTTGCGCGATTCCGGTTGGGCACCGGATGACATTGACGATGTGGTGCTTGTGGGGGGTGGTACCCGGATGCCGATGGTTCAACAACTGGTTCGGACCCTTGTTCCGATTGACCCTTGCCAGTCGGTCAACCCCGATGAAGTGGTGGCCATTGGTGCCGCGGTCCAGGCCGGGATCCTCACGGGGGAACTGCGAGATCTGCTGCTGAACGATGTGACACCGCTCTCCCTTGGTCTGGAAACGGTGGGCGGTTTGATGAAGGTTTTGATTCCACGCAATACCCCCATCCCCGTGCGCCAATCTGATGTATTCAGTACTTCGGAAGCGAATCAATCGTCCGTTGAAATTCATATCTGGCAAGGTGAGCGCCAGATGGCATCTGACAACAAGTCGTTAGGACGCTTCCGCCTCTCCGGAATTCCTCCAGCACCGCGTGGCGTTCCCCAGGTGCAAGTTGCTTTTGATATCGATGCCAATGGTTTGCTCCAGGTCAGTGCGACTGACCGGACTACGGGCCGCAAACAATCCGTGTCGATCCAAGGTGGATCGAATCTCAACGAAGAGGAGGTAACGGCTCTCCTGGCTGAGGCTGAGGCCAGAGCTGATGAAGATCGCCGCAAACGCAATCAAATCGAGCGGCGCAATCGAGCCCAAACCCTCCTCTCCCAGGCTGAGCGCCGATTGCGTGATGCGGCGCTGGAACTTGGCCCCTATGGAGCAGAACGTCAACAACGTTCGGTGGAAATGGCCATCCGTGATGTGCAGGACTGTTTGGCTGCGGACGACCTTCAAGAGATTGACCTCAGCGTGAGTGGATTGGAGGAGGCAATGTTTGGTTTGAATCGACGCCTCTCGGCAGAACGTCAATCCGATGGAAGTCCGCTTCAGGGCATCCGCAGCACCCTCGGTTCGCTGAAGGATGAGTTGTTTTCAGATGATTGGGATGACGACCCTTGGGGTGCTCCTAGTCGCCCGCCCGATCGCAGCCGTGGTTTGAACCGGCGTGATGCATCCGCTTGGGACGATGACATCTACCGCTAA
- a CDS encoding 2Fe-2S iron-sulfur cluster-binding protein yields MSPSHQITIHWRQENRTITHEVAEGDYILQSFEEQGDPLPFSCRNGCCTSCAVRVQSGQLDQKEAMGLSHELRRKGYGLLCVARAIGPLEAETQDEDEVYELQFGQHFGRGKVSPGLPIEEE; encoded by the coding sequence ATGAGCCCTAGCCACCAGATCACCATTCACTGGCGGCAAGAGAACCGCACCATCACCCACGAGGTTGCAGAAGGCGACTACATCCTGCAGAGCTTTGAAGAGCAGGGGGATCCGCTTCCTTTTTCCTGTCGAAATGGATGCTGTACGAGCTGTGCTGTCCGCGTCCAAAGCGGCCAGCTAGATCAAAAGGAAGCCATGGGCTTGTCCCATGAGCTACGCCGAAAGGGATACGGACTGTTGTGCGTCGCCAGAGCCATTGGTCCTCTCGAAGCCGAGACCCAAGACGAAGACGAGGTTTACGAACTGCAATTTGGACAACACTTCGGCCGAGGCAAAGTCAGTCCCGGTCTCCCCATCGAAGAAGAGTGA
- a CDS encoding peptidylprolyl isomerase, with the protein MTKALMDTEAGQIELELFEADAPKTVANFVKLAKDGFYDGLAFHRVIPGFMAQGGCPNSREGSKGMAGTGGPGYQIDCEINSKKHQAGTLAMAHAGRNTGGSQFYICYEGQPHLDGVHTVFGLTGNMDVVLKLNNGARINKVTIQDS; encoded by the coding sequence ATGACCAAGGCCCTGATGGACACCGAAGCAGGCCAGATTGAGCTCGAGCTTTTCGAAGCTGATGCGCCAAAAACAGTCGCTAACTTCGTCAAATTGGCAAAAGACGGTTTCTACGACGGCCTCGCTTTTCACCGTGTGATTCCTGGATTCATGGCACAAGGTGGGTGCCCTAACAGTCGTGAAGGGTCGAAGGGAATGGCGGGCACCGGCGGCCCTGGCTATCAGATCGACTGTGAGATCAACTCGAAAAAGCACCAGGCTGGAACCCTTGCGATGGCCCACGCCGGTCGCAACACTGGAGGCTCACAGTTCTACATCTGCTACGAGGGACAGCCACACCTCGATGGTGTTCATACCGTTTTTGGTCTCACCGGAAATATGGACGTCGTTCTCAAGCTGAACAACGGCGCACGCATTAACAAAGTCACGATCCAAGACAGCTGA
- the murQ gene encoding N-acetylmuramic acid 6-phosphate etherase, which produces MAGFDPTLQPSDDRGHLLTEQSNPRSRRLDQLATNDLVNLFVEEDRRPQEAVAEASEAIAAAVDAISKRLSSGGRLFYLGAGTSGRLGVLDAAECPPTFCSDPELVQGVLAGGTPALLRSSEGLEDLEQAGRDDLDRHGFRQGDCLVGIAAGGTTPYVRGGLSYACSIGALAIAMACVPKDQAPLPCDIDIRLLTGPELLTGSTRLKAGTATKMALNILSTTVMVRLGKVYGNRMVDVAASNSKLVDRSLRILRDLIGVEREEGLALLALSDGSVKLALLMKAANLSKDQARSVLERHDQQLRPSLETCGATLAQL; this is translated from the coding sequence ATGGCTGGCTTTGATCCGACGCTTCAGCCCTCCGATGACCGCGGTCATCTCCTAACGGAGCAATCCAATCCCCGTAGTCGCCGATTGGATCAATTGGCGACGAATGATCTTGTGAATTTGTTTGTTGAGGAAGATCGACGTCCTCAAGAAGCGGTAGCGGAGGCATCTGAGGCAATAGCCGCCGCTGTGGATGCCATCTCAAAGCGCCTTTCCAGCGGTGGTCGGTTGTTTTATCTGGGGGCCGGGACCTCTGGCCGCCTTGGAGTTTTGGATGCCGCTGAGTGCCCGCCGACGTTTTGTAGTGATCCCGAACTTGTTCAAGGGGTGTTGGCTGGAGGAACCCCAGCCCTATTGCGTAGTTCAGAAGGTCTTGAGGATCTGGAACAGGCCGGTCGTGATGATCTGGATCGGCATGGATTCCGGCAGGGGGATTGTTTGGTGGGCATCGCGGCTGGAGGAACGACCCCCTATGTGCGTGGTGGTTTGTCCTACGCCTGCTCAATCGGAGCGCTTGCGATTGCGATGGCCTGTGTCCCCAAGGATCAAGCCCCTTTGCCCTGCGATATCGATATCCGTCTGTTGACCGGACCAGAGTTATTAACGGGATCGACGCGACTCAAAGCCGGCACTGCCACAAAAATGGCTCTCAATATTTTGTCCACCACCGTGATGGTCCGTCTCGGAAAGGTCTACGGCAATCGCATGGTGGATGTGGCAGCCAGCAATAGCAAATTGGTAGACCGTTCTCTCCGCATCCTCCGAGATCTCATTGGCGTCGAACGGGAGGAGGGTTTGGCCCTGTTGGCGTTGTCGGATGGTTCCGTCAAGCTGGCTCTTCTGATGAAGGCCGCGAACCTCTCAAAAGACCAGGCTCGAAGTGTTTTAGAGCGGCACGATCAACAGCTGCGCCCGTCGCTGGAGACCTGCGGCGCAACGTTGGCTCAACTTTGA
- the pstA gene encoding phosphate ABC transporter permease PstA: MKKNNSGLITRKSELSYKPNITRNLGNRLMTGLAGLFSAIAVLPLILVLGYVLIKGASKISIDLFTQLPPPPGLEGGGIGNAIIGTLVVTLIAALFAIPVGVGGGIYLAEYSRSDWFAQFIRFGTNVLAGVPSIIAGVFIYGTLVTTKLLFGNSYSAVAGGLALSILMIPTIIKTTDEGLKLVPDDLRRGALGVGASRFITITRITVPTAFTPIATGVVLAVARAAGETAPLIFTALFSSYWANLLSVDGLFSSIATLSVLIYNFSIMPLEVQNELAWAASFVLVALILSLNLFARWLGRFASR; this comes from the coding sequence ATGAAAAAGAATAACTCTGGCTTAATCACTAGAAAATCTGAGCTCAGCTACAAACCAAATATCACACGTAATCTGGGCAACCGATTGATGACAGGGCTAGCTGGACTTTTTTCAGCCATTGCTGTTCTGCCCTTAATTCTTGTATTGGGCTACGTATTGATTAAGGGTGCTTCAAAAATCAGCATCGACCTCTTTACGCAATTACCTCCACCACCAGGACTAGAGGGAGGCGGAATCGGGAATGCAATTATCGGCACATTGGTAGTTACCTTAATTGCAGCTTTATTTGCAATTCCGGTGGGGGTAGGTGGAGGAATTTATTTAGCAGAATATTCAAGATCAGACTGGTTTGCGCAATTCATTCGTTTCGGCACCAATGTACTTGCCGGAGTACCATCAATCATCGCTGGTGTATTTATCTATGGAACATTAGTAACAACTAAATTGTTATTTGGAAATTCCTACAGTGCTGTTGCTGGTGGCCTAGCACTTTCAATCTTAATGATTCCAACCATCATTAAGACAACTGATGAGGGATTAAAATTGGTACCAGATGACCTTCGTCGTGGAGCGTTAGGCGTCGGCGCCTCTCGATTCATCACGATTACGCGCATCACGGTGCCCACGGCCTTCACGCCCATTGCTACAGGCGTCGTACTAGCGGTTGCACGGGCAGCAGGTGAAACGGCCCCACTAATCTTCACTGCATTATTTTCTTCATACTGGGCCAACCTCTTATCAGTGGATGGGTTGTTCTCGTCGATTGCCACATTATCAGTCTTAATTTATAATTTTTCCATCATGCCCCTTGAGGTTCAAAATGAATTAGCTTGGGCAGCATCTTTTGTCCTTGTAGCACTAATTTTGTCTCTCAATTTATTCGCTCGCTGGCTTGGACGATTCGCATCAAGGTGA
- a CDS encoding DnaJ C-terminal domain-containing protein, whose product MTSTANPDYWSLLGIRPDSDAAQLKRAFRREARRWHPDLNGNDPVAEERFKLVNEAYAVLNDPRRRDAWQRGTGVVEADDDPFTTGFPDFEDYLDVIFGRRERREDAAPEPASEPEVMPWQTGDSHVSSERPVAAPAPPPPVLAVEDLESVVELTPDQALLGTQVELTLGDGTLIQLDTPPFAGDGWRLRLEGVAPGGRDHFLQLRVITEDGLRVDGLRVHYKLELFPPDAALGCAVDVPTLDGPVTLQVPPGSSSGRLLRLRGRGLSMEDQLGDQLVEVVVVIPSDLGEDERALYRRLQELALESEIQ is encoded by the coding sequence ATGACATCTACCGCTAATCCTGATTATTGGTCCCTGCTTGGGATCCGTCCCGATAGTGATGCTGCGCAGCTCAAACGAGCCTTCCGTCGGGAAGCCCGTCGTTGGCATCCGGATCTCAATGGAAATGATCCCGTTGCCGAAGAGCGATTCAAGCTCGTGAATGAGGCATATGCGGTTCTCAATGACCCACGACGACGGGATGCATGGCAGCGGGGTACGGGTGTTGTAGAGGCCGATGATGACCCGTTCACAACAGGTTTTCCTGATTTTGAGGATTACCTCGATGTGATTTTTGGAAGGCGAGAACGTCGTGAAGACGCTGCTCCTGAACCTGCATCTGAACCAGAGGTCATGCCTTGGCAGACAGGTGACAGCCACGTGTCCTCAGAGCGGCCCGTGGCAGCACCCGCACCACCACCGCCTGTTCTGGCCGTTGAAGATCTTGAATCTGTTGTGGAGCTCACCCCAGACCAGGCTCTACTGGGTACCCAGGTGGAACTCACCCTTGGCGATGGAACGCTGATTCAGCTCGATACACCACCCTTTGCCGGAGATGGTTGGCGTTTGCGTCTTGAAGGTGTGGCTCCAGGGGGGCGTGATCATTTTTTACAGCTTCGCGTCATCACTGAAGACGGTCTGCGTGTTGATGGTTTGCGGGTGCACTACAAATTGGAACTCTTTCCCCCAGATGCGGCCCTGGGCTGTGCCGTTGATGTGCCCACCCTGGATGGGCCTGTCACCTTGCAGGTTCCCCCAGGCTCGTCGAGTGGTCGTCTGTTACGTCTGCGGGGTCGGGGACTCTCAATGGAAGATCAACTAGGGGATCAACTGGTTGAAGTGGTGGTGGTGATCCCTTCCGACTTAGGTGAAGACGAACGTGCTTTGTATCGACGTTTGCAGGAGCTAGCGCTCGAATCTGAGATCCAGTGA